Within the Polaribacter pectinis genome, the region TAAAATAGGTAATACAATATTCTAAAATTTCTCCTGAAGCATTATAAAACGCAAAAATTTCTCTTGAAAACGGATACGAAATTCCTAAAATCAATAAACTTCCTAAAACAATAATTGCAATTGCTTGTGCTGGTAAACTTTTAACTTCTTCTATTTTGTTTGCACCTACATATTGAGAAACTATAGATGAAATTGCACTTCTTATTTGTCCGAAAACCCAAACTAACATAGAAATAAAAGCGCCAACAATACCAACAGCAGCTAAACTTTCGGTTGCATTTGTATCTATATTACCAATAATTGCAGTATCTGTAATTGATAAAAGAGGTTCTGCAATACCAGCAATTAAAGCAGGAATTGCCAATTTATTAATATTCTTAAAACTGATATTTGTCTTCAAAAAAAGGCTTTTTGCAAATGTACATATCTAAAAAATGTAAAAAGAAGAGATTCTCTGAAAATTAACTAACTTTGCAACGTTAAAATTTATCATTATGAAACACATTTTAGTCCCAATTGGATCTACAGTAAGCGCACAAAATACATTACAATATGCTATTGATTTTGCCTCTGAAATTGACGCAAAAGTATTTGTTTTTAGAGCATACAATGCAAAAACAAAAGCAGGAACAATGGTTAATGTAAATTCTATTATTGGTCGTGAAACCAACTTGTATTTACGTACGTTAGTTTCTTCTGTAAACGTGAAAAATGTAGACATTAAATTAATTGCTTCTCAAGGAAGTTTAATTGATAGTGTAGAAGCTGTACATAATGAAATTGGTGTAGATTTAATTATAGTAGGTACTAAAAGCAATTCTATTAAAGAAGAGTTATTTTTAGGAAATACTGCTGGAAAATTAGCTAAAATGTCAGATTTATCTGTTTTAGTGATTCCTGAAGCTTATACTTTTAAACCTGTAACAAATATTTTAGTTGCTTTTAAATCTGGAATTATTAAAAGAAAAAATGCACTAAAACCACTACAATTTATTGCAAATAAATTTACTTCTTCTGTGAATTTATTGTTGGTAAAAACACCTAATTATACTGAAGAAGATTTAGTTTTAAATGAAGGTTTAAAAAACTTACAATCTACATTAACTGTTACTGAAAACGCTACTACTTTTCAAGCTGTTTTAGAACACAGTAAAACACACAACCCAGATTTATTGTGTGTATTTAGACGTAAGAGAGGTTTTTTTAAGAAACTATGGGAAAAAAGTACCATCTTAAAAGAAGAATTTTCTACAACAGTTCCTTTGTTAATTTTGAAAGGGAAATAATTAATACCTTAAATCTGCAGGCTCAATAAAACCTTCTTTTAAGTTGTATATTTCTTTAATGTACAACTTAATTTCAGTTATAAAATCTTCTAATTTTTCTTGTGTAATTGAATTTTCTGCTTTTTTTCTTGGCAAAGCAAAATCAATAGCTAAAAACCCACTATTCAGATTTTTAAATGAATAAATACCTGCTTCTAAAGGCTGCTTAAAGTTGTAATTTTTACTTTTTGTAAATAAATAAGCATACAATAAAACCTGAATTGCTTTCAAGTGTTTTTCATCTCGCAAATTTTCAAATTCTGGCACTCTTAAATTTGCGCCAGTAACCATACCTGTTTTATAATCGATAATTCTTAAAACGCCGTTCAATTCATCTACCCTATCTACTTGTCCGTGTAATTTTATTGGAAAATCGATTCCTTCGATATTTATTTCTGCAGATAAATTTTCTTCTGTTGCAATAATTTTTAGTTTGTTTTTACAATTTTTAAGCAACTCTTTTTCTTTAGCTAAAAAGTTGGACACAAATCTTTTTGCAACTTCAAAAATTAATCTGTTTTTTCCAGTGTTTAGGTTTCCGTTTTTAAAATGAAGTCTAAAATGTTTTATGACCAAATCTTTAGAGTCAACTTCCATTTTAGTAATAATTTCTACTGATAAAAATTCATTTACAAAAGGTCTATATAATTCGTCTAAAGTTTCATGAACAACGGTTCCTAATGTATTAAACGCAACAGTCTCTTCAACATCATCAAATTCTTTAATTTTAAGAATTTTCTGTTTGTAAAACGAAACAGGATTGTGTAAATAATTAGTTAGAGCAGAAGGTGAAATTCCTTTTCCTGCTATTTCTTTTAATCGTTCTAAAGTACTCTCTGTTTTCGCAATTTCTTTTAATTCAGACTTGTCAGAAATTACATTTGGTGTAACTATTTTCTGAACAATATCTGTTCTCATCATTTCTAATTGAGTTACAAATCGGCTTTTTTCTCCACTTCCAAAAACATCATGTTCTGTGTTGTATAAAATAAATACGTTTTTAGCTCTTTGTAATAATCTAAAAAAATGATAAGAAAAAATAGCATCTTTTTCTCTGTATGTTGGCAAACCAAAAGCCAATTTTACATCAAAAGGAATAAAAGAATTTTGTTGCGAACTTGCTGGCAAAACACCTTCATTTGTAGATGTTAGAATAATGTTTTCAAAATCTAAAACTCGCGTTTCTAACATTCCCATTAATTGTAATCCTTTTAATGGTTCTCCTTGAAAAGACAGGGTTTCTGAAGCAATTAATTGTTTAAAAAATAATCCTAATGTTTTTAAATCTGTAAAATATTCGTATTCTGTTTGCAATGTTTTTAACTGTGTAAAAGCAGTATAAAAACGGAATAAATATTCTTTTTCTAAATCTGCTACATCTACTTTTAATATGTTTATTAAGTTTAAAATTCTATCTAAGAACTCATTAATTGTAGTATAAGAACTAAATATTGCAGCAACAACTTTTTTTATTTCTTCGTCAGAATTTTTTAATAAAGATTCTAATTGTTGTTGTGTTATAAAAATGTGATTTTCTTTCCCAATTTCTTCGGTAAAATTATCTACTAATGAATTCTCATTGTTAGACAATAATTTATAAATAGATTGATGTTTTAAAAATCGAACAACATCTTTATGATAAAATTCATTTACAACCGTTTTTTGTAATTTTTCTTGCGAAACAAATAATTGAAAAATTGAAAACAATAAACTTGTAGTTGGAATATCTTTTAAAGGATATCCCATAGTAATGTTAATTGCGTTGATGTTTTTAGGTAAAGAATTTAATGTAATTGGCAACAATGTTTCGTCTGCTAAAATGAGCGCCGTATTTTTAAAATCTGAAAATTTCTCTAAAATTTCACCAGCATATTTTATTTGCGTTGTATTTTTAGAAGCTCCAATTACTTGTATATTTTTTTGTGAAGAAAAAGAAGAACTTAATGTTTTTAAAGAGTTCTTTTCGTAATATTTCCACTCTTTTTTATACTTTCTGATAAAAGTTCCTGCTTGATGATTTGAATTAAAAAACGTTTCATCTAAATCCCAATAAATATCAGAATTTTCAGTTTCCAATACTTTTTGGAATAAGAACTCTTCTGCTTTATTTAAGGCGTTAAAACCTATAAAAAAAAACTTTTTGTTGCTTTTTTCCTGAAGATAAACATCAATATTATTGCATGCTTCTCTATACATTAAACCTTGATATCCTATTTTTCTTTCTAACAAAAATTGGTATAAAGGAGGATAAAAATTATTCAGTTTTTCTAAAAAAGAATAATGGTCTTTCATTAATTCCGTTTCTTTAAAAGTACCAGAAACAGACCATTTTTTTAACCTTTGAATATCTCTTAAATAGACAAAAATCTCTTTTGTGTCAACTAAATGTTGATCAATTTCATTAAAATCTTGTAAAACTGTAAATGCCCAAGAAGAAAAAGTATCAAAAGAATCTGGGTCTTTTTCTAAACTTTTATAAATGGTATAAAAGTGAAACAACAATTGAATACTATCTGCTTTTTGAATTCCAGAAACTTGTTGCACAAATTGCTCTATATTTAATGTTTCTGGTAAAAACCCGACAGATATTTTATCTTTTAGAGTTTGTTTTAAAAACACTTTTGCTCTTTGTGATGGCAATATAAAAACCACATCTTCAAAGGATTTTGTGGTTTTTAAAATAGAATCTAAAGTATCTGAAATAAAGGATTGCATAGAATTTTTTGAGTTCAATTGGTTTTTCTAAATTACAAAATCTTACTTTTATAGCTATTAAATCTTTAATTTTAATTTTGATGAAAAACGAATTAAAAATTGTTGGAATTCAAGCAGATTTGGTTTGGGAAAATCCCGCTAAAAACATTGCTTTTTTTACTGAAAAAATAAATGCCTTAAATTCTGATATAGATTTAGTTGTTTTACCCGAAATGTTTACTTCTGGCTTTACTATGAATCCTGAAAATGTTGCAGAAAAAATAGATGGTTTTTCTGTTTCTTGGATGCAAAAAACAGCTTCAGAAAAACAAATTGCTATTTGTGGAAGTTTGGTAATTATAGAGGATAATAAATTCTACAATCGTTTTGTTTTTGTTTGTCCTTCTGGTGAAATTGAAACTTATAATAAAAGACACTCTTTTACTTTAGCTGGTGAAGATAAAGTCTATACTTCTGGTTCTGAAAAACTAATTATCGAATACAATGGATGGAAAATTTGTCCACTTATTTGTTACGATTTGCGTTTTCCTGTTTGGGTAAGAAACACCGAAAATTACGATTTACTTTTATTTATGGCTAATTGGCCTGTTACAAGAATAAAAGCTTGGGATACACTTTTAAAAGCGCGTGCAATTGAAAATATGTGTTATGTAATTGGAGTAAATAGAACTGGAAAAGATGCCAATAATTACGAATATTCTGGAAATTCTTTAATTATTGATTATTTGGGTGAAGAGATTTGTTCTTTAGCTGAAAATGAAGTTGGGATTGTACCTGCAACTATTCTTAAAGACAAACAAGAAAAGGTAAGAGAAAAATTAGGGTTTTTGAATGATAAAGATTCTTTTAATATAGTTTAATCGTGTAATTGTTTTCACAAATAAACAATTACACGATTAAACAGTATTTCTTTAAGCTGGAACCATCCATTTGAAATTAAACTTAGTATCTGGAATTACAATTCTCTCTGTAATTCTGTACATTCTGTCTGGTAATTTCATTAAATAATCTCTTGCTTTTTCTGCTTCTGGAGTAAGATTTGTAATCTTATCAATCTCCCACATTGTATTTAATTTCTTTAGAATATCCACATAATCGAAACCTGTGTAAACACCAACTCTTTGTGCTACTGCAGAGAAATCGTCGAACAAACTACCTTTTGCACCAAAAGATTCTCTTAAATGCATTGCTGGCATAACGATTTTGTACTTCATCATGTGTTGAAAAGCCAACATCATTTCACTTGGGTCAATTTTGAAAATTTCCTTAACAAAATGTGCATATGCTTGGTGATGACGCATCTCATCTCCTGCAATAATTTTAGACATTTTAGCTAATGCTTTATGCCCTTTTTTACGTGCAATTTTTGCTACATTATTATGAGAAACGTAAGTCGCTAACTCCTGAAATGTAGTGTACACAAAGTTTTTATATGGGTCTGTAGATGTACCAATATCGAAACCATCTGCAATTAAATGTTGTGTAGAAATTTCTACTTCACGCATGTTTACACGACCAGATAAATATAAATATTTGTTTAAAGTGTCTCCATGTCTGTTTTCTTCAGCCGTCCAAGTTCTTACCCACTTTGCCCAACTATTATCTGGGTCTTGGCTAACTCCATCTAAATCTAACAACCAAGATTCGTAGGTTGGTAGAGCTTCTTCTGTAATGGTATCTCCAACAAGAACTACCCAAAAATCGTCATGTAATTCTTTAGACAATTCTCTAATTTCTTCTACTTCAGAAATAAATGAATCTTTTTGTGAGTTTGGTAAAAAGTCTGTTGGTTGCCAGATTTTTTCAGCGGGAATTAAATATCTTTCCATGAAAACATCCATGCTTTTTTCAAGCTGCAACATTACTTCTTTTCTAATATTTTTAATTGTAGACATTTTTTTATTTTATGTGTTCTTTAATTACTTTTTCTGTTTTTTCTAATAATTCTTCGAAAGGTAAAGAGCTGATTTTTATAGGTTCGTGTGAGGTAATTGTTATTGGGCTACCTAAACCTAATGGAAATTTTCCATATTTAAAAACTTTCCATGAATTATTTATAGTTAAAGGTACTATATAACCGTCTTTATTATATTTTGTGATTACTTTTAATCCGTTTGTTGCGAATTTTTTTGGCTCTCCATTTCTACTTCTTGTTCCTTCTGGGAAAATAATTGCGCCCCATTTTTCTTCGTTAATCTTTTTAGAAAAACGTACCAATTCGCTAATTGCTTGTTTTGGATCTTTTCTATTAATTAGTGCTGCGCCTCCATTTCTTAAATTGAAAGAAACACTTGGTATACCTTTTCCGAGTTCAATTTTTGCCACAAATTTTGGGTATTGTTTTCTAAAAAACCATCCTATTGGTGGAATATCAAACGTAGATTGATGATTTGAAACAAATATTACAGAAGTATCTTCTGGTACTTTATGTTTGTTGATTAATCTTATTGGGACTCCAATTATCAACATAGATTTTACTAAAAAAAAGTTGAGTATTGAAACCATTTTGGCGTGTGCTTTCAGCCCAAATAAATTAAAACTCAACCATTGTAATGGATGAAATATAATTAAGAGTAAATAAAACACCAGTATAAAAATTGGTGATAATATGTAGCTTATTATTTTCATTCTATAACCAATTATTCCAAGGAATTCTTGAAAGTATTAATAATAAGGCTATTCCGTAAAAAATTACAAATGTTTTAAATCTTGCAGGATCTGTTGTTTTCTTTTTATGTTTAGACCAACCAATTGTAATTAATACGATTGCTAAAATCATCATTATTGGGTGTTCTACAGCTAATAATCTTGTTGCTTTCTCTCCCATAACAGCTGCAGAGTCGGCTTTTAAAGCTTTATACCAAGGTGACATAAAATACCAACCTAAACCTATTAATAGTTGAATATGGGATACTATTAGTGTAAACAATCCTAGACGTAAATCTTTGTCTTTAAATTCTTTCTTTTGTGTTAATCCTATAATTGCATTTACTACTGTAAAAATTAAAATTAGCACTACTAAATATGCCCAGTATGAGTGTATTTCTTTCATAATTAATAATTGTTTTTAATATGGGTAAAGTTACTAATTTTAAAAATAAAAAAACCACCTCAAATGAGGTGGTTTTTATAAAATATGTACTGTTTAGAATTAGAAATTATATCTAACACTTACGTTCCAAGTTCTTCCGTAACCAAAATAACCTTCGTTTGCAGTATCTACACCTTTGTAAAATACTCCATTAGCATCACTATCATTATAAATATTAGTTCTTAATTCAGACAAATATTCAGTATCTAAAACGTTATTAACGTTTGCTCTTAAGCTTATAGATTTGTCATTATCTGATCCTAAATCAAATTTGTAAGATACTCCAAAATCTAATAAACCATAAGAAGGTAATTTTAAATTTTCTTTAACGGCACCTACATTTGCATATAAATTGTCATAGAATCTATAGTCAGAATCAATACTTAATCCTTTAAAAATATTATAATCGATACCTAATCCTGTAGAGAATTGTGCAGCATCTCCTACTTTACCTCCATCTACATCAACTAAAGATGGTGGAGCAGTTACATTTCTGTCTTCATCTAATGTTCTAGAAGTTACAGTACCAACATACTCCCACTCACCTGCAGATAAGAAACCTTTTAATTTAATATCTGAAGTAATATTTGCGATAAAATCTACCTCAACTCCTTTATGGTATTGACTTTGACCTGTAGTTTCTGTAATTGTAACAATGTTATTAGACACTCTTGAACTACCATCTACTCTATCTTTCCAGCTTGTGCTGTATAAGTTAACATTTGCTTTTAAATTTTCTGAAGAATAGCTATAACCAAATTCTAATCCAAATATTTTTTCATTTTGAGAAGAAGGGTTAATTGAGTTATCAAAACTATTAAAGATATTATCATGGTAAGGTTGACGAGAATAATAACCTGTATTCATATAAACAGAGTTATTGTCATCAAATCTATAAGCTCCACCAATCTTTACATTATAACCAATGTTATTTACTTTTTCAGAATCTTGAAATTCTGGTAAATAATCATATCTATCAAATCTTTGGTGATTTTGAGAAGATAAAGAACCTTGGAAAAACCCAGATAAACCATCGTTAGAATACTCTAATTGTGTAAACAAACCTGCATAAGATATTCTTTCACTACTATCATAATCAATTCTTTGGTCTTCACTTGCAGAATTGAACATTGTTGCCCAAGGATTTGCATCGAAACTATTAGTTGCAACAACATCTACAGTTGGTCCAACTCTGTTATGAGTATCATCTTTTAAAGTTCTATCTTCTGTCCAAGAAGATAATCCGTGAAAGTTCTCTACTTGTCTAAAGTGAGTTCCATAATAAGTTCTTAAATCTGCACCAACATTCCAAGTAAGGTTGTCATTAATTTTGTGTTCAAAATTAGATACAACACCAAACCATCTGTGATTATTCATAGAAGATCTTGTTATATAAGCACTGTTTCCGAAGTTACCGTCTACAGCTGCTGCGTTGTTTGCATAAATTGCATCATAATCTATAAGACCATCAGCAGTTCTTACTCTACGACCTCTGTTTCCTGTTCCACCACCTGCTCCAAATGAAGCGTAAACTACAGTAGATAAGCTAGAAGCATCAGAGATAGTATAATCCCAGTTTAAGTTTAATACTGGTTTATGATAGAAGTTTCTTCTTTCTGTCATATACTCACCATTGTAAGTACCCCAGTTATTATTATATTTTAATCCTTTGTCTAAATAAGTAGCTATACTTTTAGAAAAGTTTTGGTCGTGCCATTGTGGAGCACCAGTAATTAAGAAGTTAAAGTTATGATTGTCATTTGGCTTATAACCAAAAGAAATAAAGTAAGTTTGACCTTGTCCTTTAGTACCATCATTGTACCCATCACCTTGCCAGTGAGATAACATAACACTTGCTCCAAAACCATTTTCGTTTATACCTGTATTATAAGATACAGTAGTTTTTAAGTAACTATCATTTGCAGTACCAGCAGAAACATAACCACCTTCAGTCTTATCTGTAGTTTTTGTAACAAAGTTCATTGTACCACCAACAGAAGAAATTGCTAATTTAGAAGCTCCTAAACCTCTTTGAATTTGAACTGCACTTGCAATATCATTAACACCAGACCAGTTAGACCAGTACATTTTACCATCTTCCATACCATTAATTGGTTGTCCGTTTAATAAAAACGCTGTGTTTGTTTGATCAAAACCACGAACTGAAATTCTAGAATCTCCAAAACCACCAGATTGTCCGGCAACATAAATAGATGGAGTGTTAACTAAAGCCATTGTTACATCTTGTGTACCAATTTTCTTCTGAATTTCTGCAGCTTTAATTGTAGAAACTGCAACAGGAGTTTGTCTTCCACCTGCTAAATCAATTACACCTTTACCTACAATTACAACTTCATCTAAAGAATCTGCATCTTCTGTAAGTTGAATAGATCCTAAATTTGCTTTTGAAGAAGAAAAAGTAACTCTTTTTGTATTGTAACCAATAAATGAAATTACAACAGTACCCGCATTAGATGTTGCGTTTAAAGTAAATTTACCATCAAAATCTGTAGAAGTACCATTAGTTGTACCTCTTACAACAATACTTGCTCCTGGTAAAGGTTGGTTTGTTTCGTCTACAACCGTACCAGTAATTTTAGTTTGTCCTAAAACAGTAGCAGACACAAAAAGTAATGCTACAAATAATAAGTTTTTAAAATTTTTCATTGTTTAAATTTATGTTATTAAATATTTTGCAAAACTCTTGCTTTTACAGAGTTTTAATGTTAATTTAATGTTAAGTTTTAACAGAAAATTAAGACAACGAAATTTAACAAATTTAAACCTTATTCTTTATAAATGAGTAACTTACATATTAACAACTTTGTTAACAAGAATGCATTTATAAGTTAATTTTTTTAACTTTTAACTTTTAAAACATTCTTTTATCATGCATTTAATAACTTTTTAGCAAGTTCTTTCCCTAATTCTACACCAAATTGATCATAACTATAAATATTCCATAGAATACCTTGGGTGTAAATCTTATGCTCATATAAAGCGACTAATTTACCTAAAGAGTGAGGCGTTAGTTTATCAAAAAGAATAGCATTACTTGGTCTATTTCCTTCAAAAACTTTAAAAGGTAAAAGTTGAGATATTTTATCTGTGTTTCCAGAAAATTTTAACTCTAAATGAACTTCTTCTTTACTTTTACCAAAAGCTAAAGCTTCCATTTGACCATAATAATTAGCCATTAATTTCTTGTGATGATCTGTTAAACCATACAAAGATTCTTTATAACCAATAAAATCTGCAGGAATTAACTTGGTTCCTTGGTGCACCAATTGCATAAAAGCATGTTGCATATTTGTTCCTGTACTTCCCCAAACAATTGTTCCTGTTTGGTAATCTATTTTATCTCCATTTCTATCTACACCTTTTCCATTACTTTCCATTATAGCTTGTTGTAAATAGTCTGGTAACTTCTTTAAATATTGTGTGTAAGGTAAAACTGCTTCGGTTTCTGCTCCATAAAAATTATTATACCAAATACTTAATAAAGCTAAAATTACTGGAATATTTTTATCGAAATCTGTGTTTCTATAATGTAAATCCATTTCTTCTGCTCCGTCTAATAAAGCTCGGTAATTATCGAAACCAATAGATAAACTAATAGATAAACCAACAGCTGACCATAACGAGAAACGACCTCCAACCCAATTCCACATAGGGAATACGTTTGCTTTGTCAATTCCGAAATTATCTACTGCTTCTAAATTTGTAGAAACTGCCACAAAGTGTTTTGGAATGTCAAAAATAGTTGCCGATTTTAGAAACCAATTTTTTAGTGTTTCTGCATTTGTAATGGTTTCTTGAGTTGTAAATGTTTTAGATACAATTACAAAAAGAGTTGTTTCTGGATCTAATTTCTTCATTATTTCCGAAACATGGTCTCCGTCTACATTAGAAACAAAATGTGTTGTTAGTTGATTTTTATAATATTGTAAAGACTCAACTATCATGTCTGGCCCTAAATCACTACCTCCAATACCAATATTTACAATATCTGTAATAGATTTACCTGTGTAACCTTTCCATTTTCCAGAAATAACTTTGTTACTAAAGCTTCTAATTTTTCTTAAAGCTGACTGAATTTGTGGCTTCACATTTTTCCCATCAACTAAAACAGGTTCATCAGAATTACTTCTTAAAGCAGTGTGTAATACTTCTCTTCCTTCTGTAACATTAATAATTTCTCCCGAAAACTGTTTTTCAATAGCATCTTTTAAATCTACCTCTTTAGCCAAATCTACTAACAAAGAAATAGTTTCTTCTGTTATTCTATTTTTCGAAAAATCTACAAGTAAATCATTTAATTCTAAAGAAAAATCCTCTTTTCTTGAAGAATCTTTACATAAGTCTTTAATGTTAATATTTTTATTTTCATTAAAATGATTTGTAAGTTTTTCCCAAGCTTGTGTTTTGGTTGGATTAATGTTTTTTAAAGCCATTTTTTTAGTTTTGTGCTACACTTTCTATTACCTCTGGTTCTGGAACAGAAAGTTGGTTATTGTCTAGTTGATATTTTAAAGGTTTTATAAACTCTAAGTATTTAGGTTTTAAACTTTTCTTTAATGGTTCTGCTGCTGGTAATTTTTGTTTGAAAGGATCTACTTCTTTCCCGTTTTTCCAGAAACG harbors:
- a CDS encoding universal stress protein; protein product: MKHILVPIGSTVSAQNTLQYAIDFASEIDAKVFVFRAYNAKTKAGTMVNVNSIIGRETNLYLRTLVSSVNVKNVDIKLIASQGSLIDSVEAVHNEIGVDLIIVGTKSNSIKEELFLGNTAGKLAKMSDLSVLVIPEAYTFKPVTNILVAFKSGIIKRKNALKPLQFIANKFTSSVNLLLVKTPNYTEEDLVLNEGLKNLQSTLTVTENATTFQAVLEHSKTHNPDLLCVFRRKRGFFKKLWEKSTILKEEFSTTVPLLILKGK
- a CDS encoding PD-(D/E)XK nuclease family protein, which produces MQSFISDTLDSILKTTKSFEDVVFILPSQRAKVFLKQTLKDKISVGFLPETLNIEQFVQQVSGIQKADSIQLLFHFYTIYKSLEKDPDSFDTFSSWAFTVLQDFNEIDQHLVDTKEIFVYLRDIQRLKKWSVSGTFKETELMKDHYSFLEKLNNFYPPLYQFLLERKIGYQGLMYREACNNIDVYLQEKSNKKFFFIGFNALNKAEEFLFQKVLETENSDIYWDLDETFFNSNHQAGTFIRKYKKEWKYYEKNSLKTLSSSFSSQKNIQVIGASKNTTQIKYAGEILEKFSDFKNTALILADETLLPITLNSLPKNINAINITMGYPLKDIPTTSLLFSIFQLFVSQEKLQKTVVNEFYHKDVVRFLKHQSIYKLLSNNENSLVDNFTEEIGKENHIFITQQQLESLLKNSDEEIKKVVAAIFSSYTTINEFLDRILNLINILKVDVADLEKEYLFRFYTAFTQLKTLQTEYEYFTDLKTLGLFFKQLIASETLSFQGEPLKGLQLMGMLETRVLDFENIILTSTNEGVLPASSQQNSFIPFDVKLAFGLPTYREKDAIFSYHFFRLLQRAKNVFILYNTEHDVFGSGEKSRFVTQLEMMRTDIVQKIVTPNVISDKSELKEIAKTESTLERLKEIAGKGISPSALTNYLHNPVSFYKQKILKIKEFDDVEETVAFNTLGTVVHETLDELYRPFVNEFLSVEIITKMEVDSKDLVIKHFRLHFKNGNLNTGKNRLIFEVAKRFVSNFLAKEKELLKNCKNKLKIIATEENLSAEINIEGIDFPIKLHGQVDRVDELNGVLRIIDYKTGMVTGANLRVPEFENLRDEKHLKAIQVLLYAYLFTKSKNYNFKQPLEAGIYSFKNLNSGFLAIDFALPRKKAENSITQEKLEDFITEIKLYIKEIYNLKEGFIEPADLRY
- a CDS encoding amidohydrolase, which translates into the protein MKNELKIVGIQADLVWENPAKNIAFFTEKINALNSDIDLVVLPEMFTSGFTMNPENVAEKIDGFSVSWMQKTASEKQIAICGSLVIIEDNKFYNRFVFVCPSGEIETYNKRHSFTLAGEDKVYTSGSEKLIIEYNGWKICPLICYDLRFPVWVRNTENYDLLLFMANWPVTRIKAWDTLLKARAIENMCYVIGVNRTGKDANNYEYSGNSLIIDYLGEEICSLAENEVGIVPATILKDKQEKVREKLGFLNDKDSFNIV
- a CDS encoding acyl-ACP desaturase — encoded protein: MSTIKNIRKEVMLQLEKSMDVFMERYLIPAEKIWQPTDFLPNSQKDSFISEVEEIRELSKELHDDFWVVLVGDTITEEALPTYESWLLDLDGVSQDPDNSWAKWVRTWTAEENRHGDTLNKYLYLSGRVNMREVEISTQHLIADGFDIGTSTDPYKNFVYTTFQELATYVSHNNVAKIARKKGHKALAKMSKIIAGDEMRHHQAYAHFVKEIFKIDPSEMMLAFQHMMKYKIVMPAMHLRESFGAKGSLFDDFSAVAQRVGVYTGFDYVDILKKLNTMWEIDKITNLTPEAEKARDYLMKLPDRMYRITERIVIPDTKFNFKWMVPA
- a CDS encoding lysophospholipid acyltransferase family protein encodes the protein MKIISYILSPIFILVFYLLLIIFHPLQWLSFNLFGLKAHAKMVSILNFFLVKSMLIIGVPIRLINKHKVPEDTSVIFVSNHQSTFDIPPIGWFFRKQYPKFVAKIELGKGIPSVSFNLRNGGAALINRKDPKQAISELVRFSKKINEEKWGAIIFPEGTRSRNGEPKKFATNGLKVITKYNKDGYIVPLTINNSWKVFKYGKFPLGLGSPITITSHEPIKISSLPFEELLEKTEKVIKEHIK
- a CDS encoding TonB-dependent receptor, which produces MKNFKNLLFVALLFVSATVLGQTKITGTVVDETNQPLPGASIVVRGTTNGTSTDFDGKFTLNATSNAGTVVISFIGYNTKRVTFSSSKANLGSIQLTEDADSLDEVVIVGKGVIDLAGGRQTPVAVSTIKAAEIQKKIGTQDVTMALVNTPSIYVAGQSGGFGDSRISVRGFDQTNTAFLLNGQPINGMEDGKMYWSNWSGVNDIASAVQIQRGLGASKLAISSVGGTMNFVTKTTDKTEGGYVSAGTANDSYLKTTVSYNTGINENGFGASVMLSHWQGDGYNDGTKGQGQTYFISFGYKPNDNHNFNFLITGAPQWHDQNFSKSIATYLDKGLKYNNNWGTYNGEYMTERRNFYHKPVLNLNWDYTISDASSLSTVVYASFGAGGGTGNRGRRVRTADGLIDYDAIYANNAAAVDGNFGNSAYITRSSMNNHRWFGVVSNFEHKINDNLTWNVGADLRTYYGTHFRQVENFHGLSSWTEDRTLKDDTHNRVGPTVDVVATNSFDANPWATMFNSASEDQRIDYDSSERISYAGLFTQLEYSNDGLSGFFQGSLSSQNHQRFDRYDYLPEFQDSEKVNNIGYNVKIGGAYRFDDNNSVYMNTGYYSRQPYHDNIFNSFDNSINPSSQNEKIFGLEFGYSYSSENLKANVNLYSTSWKDRVDGSSRVSNNIVTITETTGQSQYHKGVEVDFIANITSDIKLKGFLSAGEWEYVGTVTSRTLDEDRNVTAPPSLVDVDGGKVGDAAQFSTGLGIDYNIFKGLSIDSDYRFYDNLYANVGAVKENLKLPSYGLLDFGVSYKFDLGSDNDKSISLRANVNNVLDTEYLSELRTNIYNDSDANGVFYKGVDTANEGYFGYGRTWNVSVRYNF
- the pgi gene encoding glucose-6-phosphate isomerase; this translates as MALKNINPTKTQAWEKLTNHFNENKNINIKDLCKDSSRKEDFSLELNDLLVDFSKNRITEETISLLVDLAKEVDLKDAIEKQFSGEIINVTEGREVLHTALRSNSDEPVLVDGKNVKPQIQSALRKIRSFSNKVISGKWKGYTGKSITDIVNIGIGGSDLGPDMIVESLQYYKNQLTTHFVSNVDGDHVSEIMKKLDPETTLFVIVSKTFTTQETITNAETLKNWFLKSATIFDIPKHFVAVSTNLEAVDNFGIDKANVFPMWNWVGGRFSLWSAVGLSISLSIGFDNYRALLDGAEEMDLHYRNTDFDKNIPVILALLSIWYNNFYGAETEAVLPYTQYLKKLPDYLQQAIMESNGKGVDRNGDKIDYQTGTIVWGSTGTNMQHAFMQLVHQGTKLIPADFIGYKESLYGLTDHHKKLMANYYGQMEALAFGKSKEEVHLELKFSGNTDKISQLLPFKVFEGNRPSNAILFDKLTPHSLGKLVALYEHKIYTQGILWNIYSYDQFGVELGKELAKKLLNA